The DNA window GACCCCGCGGATGCGGCCGCGGGGGTCCTCCTACAGGCCCTACGCCGCCGCCGAGGGGGATGTCGCCCCGCTGGCCGCCTTCGGCGACGGCCACCGGTTCCACGTTACCGGGCTGGCGCACGACGAGCGGGGATTCCCCACCCAGGACCCGGCGGCGGTGGCGGCGCTGCAGCGGCGCCTGGTGCGCAAGATCGAGGACCACCGCGACGAGATTGTGCGCTGCGAGCAGATCTCCATGGAGGATGCGGAGGTGGCCGTGGTGGCCTTCGGCATCGCCGCGCGGGCGGCGCGGGAGGCCATCCGTCAGGCGCGGCAGCAGGGCCTGCGCGTGGGGTTGGTGCGTCCCCTGACCCTGTGGCCCTTCCCCGACGGGGTACTGTCGGCGGCGGCCGCGCACGTGCGCGCCCTGGTGGTGGCCGAGATGAACCTGGGACAGATGCTGCGCGAGGTGGAACGGGCGGTGCGGGGGCGGACCGAGGTGGTGGCCTGCGTGAGGGCAGACGGCCAGCCGCTCCAGCCCGAGGAGATCCTGCAGGCCCTGGAGGCGGAGGTGCCCGCGTGGAGGTAGCTACCCCGGACGTGCGCCGCTACCTGCGCCGGGAGATGATGCCGCACATCCTCTGCCCCGGCTGCGGACACGGTATCGTCCTGCAGGCGCTGCTGCGGGCGGTGGCCAGCCTGGAGCTGGACCCCGACCGTGTGGCGGTGGTGGCCGGGATCGGCTGCAGCAGCCGCCTGGCCGGCTATGTGGACTTCTGCACGCTTCACGCCACCCACGGCCGTGCGCCCGCCTTCGCCACCGGGCTGAAGCTGGCGCGGCCGGAGCTGACCGTGATCGTGATCACCGGGGACGGGGATGGACTGGCCATCGGGGGCAACCACCTCATCCACGCCGCCCGGCGGAACATCGACCTGCTGTGCCTGCTTTTTAACAACGCGGTCTACGGCATGACCGGCGGCCAGGTGGCTCCCACGACGCCGCAGGGGAGTCGCGCCACCACCGCGCCGCGGGGGAACCCCGAGCCGCCGTTTGACGCCTGCCGGCTGATGATCGCCGCCGGCGCCACCTTTGTCGCCCGCGGCCTGGCCTATGAGCCCCTGACCCTGCAGCACCTGTGCATGGAGGGCTTGCGGCATCCGGGCTTCGCCTTCATCGACGTCCTGAGCGACTGCCCGGAGTTCTTCGGGCGGTACAACCGCCTGGGCAGGGGACCGGAGATGCTGCTCTCGCAGAAGCGGCGCACCACGGCCGTGGGACCGTTGCTGGCGCGGAAGCCGGCACTGGAGGGGGCCCAGGTGGCCACCGCTCCCGCCCTGCCCACCGGGGTACTCCACCGCGAGACCCGACCGGAGTTTACCCGGTTACTGCTGGCGCAACAGGGGGAGGGTTTCCCGTGATCGCTGTCCGGATCGCCGGGAGCGGCGGACAGGGCATCCAGCTTGCCGGCGTCGTCCTGGCCGAGGCCGCCATCGCCGCAGGCTGGAACGCGGCCTGCACGCAGACCTACGGGCCCGAGTCCCGCGGCGGGGCCAGCCGCTGCGATGTCGTCTTGGACCGCGGGGAGATCTACTTCCCGCAGGCGCGCCACCCGGATGTGCTGGTGGCGCTGTCGGCGGATGCCTGCCGCTCCTTTCTCCCCGACGTCAGGGCCGGCGGGCTGGTGCTCTGCGATGCCGCAGCCATGGTGGAGACGCCCCCCCCACACCTGCACTGCCGCGCGCTTCCCATCGTGGAGACGGCCCGCGCCGTGGGCACTACCCTGGTGGCCAACGCGGTGGCGCTGGGCGCGCTGTGCGCTCTGATGGATCTCATGCCTGTGGACGTCCTGGCCCGAGCCCTGGCCACGCGCCGGCCCGAGCCACAAAATCAGAGGGCGCTGCAGGCGGGCTTCTCCCTGGGGCAGGCGGCCCGGGCAGACGGCGCGGCGCTGGCAGGGGAGGGTGGGAGATGAAGCCGCAGCGGGGCGAGAACGACACCCGGGCCCGGATCCTGCGGGCCGCGGCTGCCCAGTTTCACGCCCGCGGGTTCGAGGGCACCCGGATGCACCAGATCGCCGCCGCTGCCGGCATCCGCAAGAGCAGCCTCTACCACCACTTCCGCGGCAAGCAGGAACTGCTCTTCGAGATCCTGCGGCACACCGTGGAGATGGCCCTGGCCGGGCTGCGGGAGATTGCCGACGCCGACCTTCCGGCCACGGAGCGGCTGCGCCTGGCCGTGCGACACCACGTCACCAGCCTGGTGGAGGACCTGGACAACGTGGCCTGCTTTGTGGAGGAGGGCCGGGCCCTGGCCCCGCAGCACCGGGAGGCCTACATCGCCCAGCGGGATACGTACGAAGGGTACTTCCGCCGGATCATCGAGGAAGGGGCGGCGCAGGGGGAGTTCGACCCGGTGGACGTCCGCCTGGCCGGGTTCGCCATCCTCGGCATGTGCAACTGGATGGCCCGCTGGTACCGTCCCGACGGGCCTAACACGCCGGAGGAGGTGGCCGACCGGTTCGCCGACCTGGCGGTGGCGGCGCTGGGAGGCCGGCACAGCGCGCCAGTAGCGGCAAAGGTGCGCTGATGTCAGGCGGGGCGCTGCAGGGTATCCGGGTGCTCGACCTCTCGCAGGGAGCTGCGGGCCCCATCTGCACCATGGTGCTGGGCGACCTGGGCGCCGACGTGGTGAAGGTGGAGCCCCCGGGCGGGGAGTGGGGGCGCACGCTGGGTCCGCCCTTTGTCCGGGGGGTGGCAGCGGCCTTCCTGGGGATGAACCGCAACAAGCGCAGCATCGTGGTGGACCTGAAGCGTCCCGGCGGGGCGGAGGTGGTCTGCCGTCTGGCGGCCGCCGCCGACGTCTTCGTGGAGAGCTTCCGCCCCGGGGTGACCACGCGGCTGGGTATCGACTACGACGCCCTGAGCGCACGTGTCCCCCGCCTGATCTATTGCGCCATCACCGCCTTCGGCGACCGCGGTCCCTGGAGGGACAAGCCGGGCGTGGACGGGATCGTGCAGGCGGCCAGCGGGCTGATGAGCGTCACGGGGACCGCAGATGGTCCGCCGACCAAGGTGGGCGTTCCCGCGGCGGACATGGTGGGCGGCCACCTGGCGGCGGAGGCGATTCTGGCCGCCCTGCTGGCGCGCGACCGCACCGGCCGGGGGCAGCGGGTGGAGGTCTCGCTCCTGGACGCGCTCCTGGCCTTCCAGGCCGTGCCGCTTTCCATGTATCTGGCCTCGGGCCAGCCGCCGGCGCGCCTGGGGTCGGCCGCTCCCTACGCGGCCCCCAACGAAGCGTTTCCCACGCGTGACGGCCACATCATGGTCGCCGCCTACTCTCCGCAGCGGTGGATCCGGCTGTGTGAGGTGCTGGCGCACCCGGAGCTGGCTACGGATCCCCGCTTCGCCAGCAACGCCGACCGCGTGCGGCACCGCGGGGAACTGCACCGGATCCTCGCGGAGATCTTCCGGCAGCGGTCGACGGCGGAGTGGCTGGAGGATCTGGAGGCGGCGGACATCCTCTGCGGGCCGTTGCTGACCTATCCGGAGCTGGTGGGCCACCCGCAGGTGGCGGCCAGCGAGATGATCCTGGAGCTCTCGCACCCTGCCCTGGGCAGCGCGCGCGTTCCGGGGATCCCGCACCGTCTGCAGCAGACCCCCGGCACACTGCGCCTGCCGCCTCCGCTGCCCGGGGAGCACACCGTGGAGGTCCTGCGCGTGGCCGGCTTCTCCCCCGGGGAGATCGACCGGCTGGTGGCAGAGGGAGTGGTCGAGGTACACGCCGCTACGGCGGCTGCGGCGGAGGCCACGTAAGGCGGCTGCGGGACATGTCGCGGGGAGGTGAGTTCCCTTGACGGAGCCTGTGCTCTGGGAGCAACGCGGACGGGTGGTGATCCTGACGCTGAACCGGCCGGAGGCACTTAACGCCATGACGCCGCAGCTCCTGGACCTGCTGGAGGCGCACCTGGCGCGCATCGAGCAGGATCCGGAGGTCCGCGCGGTGGTCCTCACCGGCAGCGGGGAGAAGGCCTTCTGCGTGGGCGCCGACCTGAAGGCCCGGCAGCAGGAGTTCGCCGCCATGGAGGCGGGAGACCCCTTTGCCCAGCGGGTGGAGCGGGTCTTCGGACACATAGAGAGTCTGCCCCGGCCGGTGATCGCGGCCATCAACGGTTACTGCCTGGGCGGCGGGCTGGAGCTGGCGCTGACCGCGGACCTGCGGATTGCCGCCGCCGAAGCCCGCTTCGGGTTTCCCGAGGCCAAGGTGGGCAGCATGCCGGGGGCCGGCGGGACGCAGCGGCTGCCGCGGCTGGTGGGGCCGGCGCGGGCCAAGGAGCTGATGTTCCTGGCGGAGCACATCGATGCCGAGACTGCCCTGCGCCTGGGGCTGGTCAACCGGGTAGTGCCGCGGGCGGAACTGATGGAGGCCACCCTGGAGCTGGCCCGCGCCATCGGCCAGCGGGCACCTCTGTCCATTCAGGCCATCAAGGCGGCGGTGAACCGGGCCATGGACGTGCCGCTGGCCGAGGGGCTGGCCTTCGAGCGGGAGCGGTTCGCCGTCCTGCGTACCAGCGAGGACCGCAAGGAAGGCATCGCCGCGTTCCTGGAAAAGCGCGAGCCGCAGTTCGTCGGCCGCTAGAGGCATGTCCGGGAGTCCCTGCGCAGCACTGCCCGGGGCCCGCGGGAAGTCGCGGCAGCGAATTTCCGGGCTAGGCTAAGGAGTGGGGTCGTCCAAGGGAGGGGTAAGCATGGGGGTTGCTGGTCGGGTGGCCATTGTCACCGGATCTGGGCAGGGGATCGGCGAGGGTATCGCCCGCCGCCTGAGTGCCGATGGAGCCAAAGTCGTCGTCAACGACATCTTCCCGGAGAAGGTGGACCGCGTGACCGGGGTGCTGCGAGAGGCAGGTGGGGAGGCCCTGGGCGTGGTGGCCGACGTGAGCCAGGATGCCGGCGCGAAGGCGCTGGTGGCCCGCGCGCAGGAGGCGTTTGGGCGGGTGGACATCCTGGTGAATAACGTGGGCATCGCCCGGGACACGTACCTGACCAAGATGGCGGAGGCGGACTGGGACGAGGTGCTGCGGGTTAACCTCAAGTCCCAGTTCCTCTGCTGCCGCGCTGCCGTGCCCCTGATGATGGAGCAGAAATACGGGCGGATCATCAACATCTCCTCGCGGGCCTGGCTGGGCAACCCAGGGCAGGTCAACTACGCCGCGGCCAAAGGCGGCGTGATCAGCCTGACCCGCACCCTGGCCCTGGAGCTGGCCAAGTTCGGCATCACCGTCAACGCCATCGCTCCGGCGCTGATCGACACGCCGCTGTTCCGCGGTCTGAAGGAAGAGATCCAGGAGCGACTGCTCAAGACGGTGCCGGTGGGGCGGATCGGCACCCCGGCGGACGTGGCCCAGGCGGTGGCCTTCTTCGCCGCAGACGAGTCGTCTTACATCACGGGGCAGACCCTCTATGTCTGCGGCGGGCGCAGCCTGGGTGCCGCGTAGCGTGACGGGCGCATCGGCGAGAGGAGGGAATAGAATGCGCAGGCTCGGGTGGGTGTCCCGTGTGGCCACGGTTCTGACGCTGCTGATGATGGCTCACCTGCCGGTGAGCGGCGGCGCCGCGGTGCACCAGGTGCGGATCGCGGTCGGCCCGCCCAACGTGCTGGGATATCTGCCCCTGTACATGGCGAAGGGCCTCGGCTACTTCACGGACCTGGAACGGAAGCGAAACATCAAAGTCGACCTGGTCGACTTTCGTGGAGGGAGTGAGGCCGCCACGGCCTTGATCGGCGGTGATGTGGACTTCGCCACGGTGACACTGACGCACGTGATCAAGGCTCACGAAGCCGGCAAGGACCTCAAGTTTCTGCTCACCTTCTTCAACGCGCAGACCATGGCCATGATCGTGCAGGCGGATCTGGACGTGACCTCGCCCGCGCAGCTGCGCGGCCGGCGCATCGGGATTACCAGCCTGGGGTCGGCCACCCACATGCAGGCCCGGCACATCCTGGCCGCCCACCAGGTGGACCCCGACGCGGTCCAGTACGTGCCCGTGGGCGGCCCGCCCACAGCGCGGGCGGCCTGGCAGCGCAAGGCGGTCGATGCCATGGTGTACCTCGATCCATTGATCACGACGCTGGTCGACGGACGCATGGCCCGGCTGATCTACGACGTCCGGACGTTGGAGGGGACGGTGCGGCTCTACGGCGCGCCGCACATCAGCAGCGGCCTCCTGACCCGGCCCGAGGTCATCGCCCGGGACCCGGAGACCGTGCAGCAGGTGGTGGGCGCCTTCGTCTGTACCCTGCGCTGGCTGCGCATCCAGCGCACCCGTCCCGAAGAGATTGCCCGCAATCTTCCCGCCGGGCTCGACTGGTCGCCGGCGGTGATCCGGGCGAACCTGGGAGGTCTCTCCGCCGACGGCCGGGTCCTCCCCGACGCCGTGCAAACTGTCATCTCCTTCCTCAAGCGGGACGGACTGCTCGTCGCCGGGTTCGCCGTGCCGCTGGACCGCCTGGTCAACGACACGTTCGTGCGGCGGGCGATCCTGAGCGGGGGGTGTCCGTGAGGCGGACGGGCATCCCTGCGGTCGCCGCCGTGCGCGCGGCGCAGGCCGCCATCGTCGGCGGTCTCCTGGTCGGCTGGGAGGTGGGCGTGCGCCGGGGCTGGCTGTCGGCGGAGTTCCTGAGCCGGCCCACCGCCGTGGGGGCGGTGCTGGTGGAGTGGATCAGGAGCGGGTTCCTCTGGCCCCACCTGGCGGCGACGCTCCAGGCCGCGATTGCCGGCCTGGCCCTGGGGCTCGTCCTCGGCGCGGCGCTGGGCTTTCTGGCCATGTTCGTGCCAGCCGTGGGGGAGATGATCGAGCCGGCCATGAGCACCCTCAACGCCGTGCCCCGCGTCGTCTTCTACCCGCTGCTGGTGCTGTGGCTCGGTCTCGGCATGGCCTCGAAGGTGGGCCTCGTCGTGACCATCGTGGCGTTCGTGGGCTACTTCACCACCGTCGGGGCGGTGCGCGAGGTAGACCGGCTCCTGCTGGCGCAGGTACGCATTCTGGGCGCGTCGCCGGGGGCCACCCTCCGCCACCTCTACCTCCCCGCCACCCTGGCCTGGATGGTGACCAGCCTGCGGACCAGCGTGGGACTGGCGTTCATCGGGGCCATCCTGGGTGAGTACCTGGGTTCGATGCGCGGCATGGGGAACATCATCATGGGGGCGCAAAACCTCTTTCAGACCCCCCAGGTCATGGCGGGCCTGGTCCTCACCCTGGGCCTGGCCGGCGCCGTCGATACCATTCTGGCCCATCTGGAGGGGCGCTGGTCGGCATGGCGCCGGGCGCCACAGACATGAGGGCACCTCTTGCCACCATGGCAGCGCGCCGGCCGACGGATGTCCCGGCCATCGAACTCACGGGACTTTCCAAGCGCTTCCAGACCGCGGAAGGGACGGTGCAGGCCATCGAGCGCGTGACCTTCGCCGTTGCTTCCGGGGACTTTGTCTGCCTGGTGGGGCCGTCCGGATGCGGCAAGTCTACCCTGCTCAACATCATCGCCGGTCTGCTCCCCGCTTCCGCGGGGGAGGTGCGGATCTGCGGCGAACCCGGCGGGAGCGTTCGGCCGGATCGCATCGGCTACGTCTTCCAGCGTGACGCGCTGCTGCCCTGGAAGACGGCGCTCCAGAACGTCATGCTGCCGCTGCTCCTGCGGGGCGTCCCGCCGGCGGAGAGCCGCGAGACCGCCCGGCACTGGGTCCACAAGGTCGGGCTGGCCGGTTTTGAGCACCACTACCCGTCTCAGCTCTCCGGCGGGATGCGCAAGCGCATCGCGCTGGCCATGACCATGGTCTACCGCCCCTCCATCATCCTCATGGACGAGCCCTTCGCTGCCCTGGACGTCCAGACGCGCAACCTGATGGAGAACGAGCTGCTGGCGCTGTGGGCGGAGACGGGCAGTGCCATCCTCTTCGTCACCCACGACCTGGAAGAGGCCATCGCGCTGGCCGACCGGATCGTGGTGCTGACGGCGGCGCCCGCCCGCGTCCGGTGCGAGTACCCCGTTCCCCTGGAGCGCCCCCGGGATGTGGCCGAGATCCGGACCACCAGCGCGTTCCTGGACATCTACCGCCACATCTGGCGGGACCTGCGCGAGGAGGTGGCGGCCAGCCATGGTCGGCGCTAACTCCCCGGCCCCGGCGCGGCGCCGCCGGGCGGCCCACGCTCTGGTGCTCCTGTCCCTGCTGGCTGCCTGGGAGGGCGGCGTCCGCGCAGGTCTCCTGGACCCGTTCTATACGAGCGCACCGCTGCCGGTCCTGACGACCGTGCTCCGGTGGATTGCCTCGGGGTACGTCTTTGAGCACGTGTTCGCCACGCTGGCAGTGACCCTGGCCGGCCTGGCCGGTGGGGTGCTCCTGGGGGTCGCCGCCGGGTTTGCCCTGGCGTTCCTGCGGGGATTGGAGGCGATCGCCTCCCCCTTCCTGGCGGCGGGCAACGCCATGCCCCGGATCATCCTGTATCCGCTGATGGTGCTGTGGCTGGGATTTGGTCCGCTCTCGCGTATCGTCCTGGTGGCCTCCCTCGTGGTCTTCCCCGCCCTTCTCACCACCCATTCCGCTATCCGCCAGGTGGATGCGGAGATCGTGCGCAACGCGCGCGTCCTCGGCGCACGCGGTCTTGGCCTGATCCGTCACATCTACATGCCGGCTGTGGCCCTGTGGATTTTCCGCACCATCAGGGTGACCATGGGCTTCGCCCTGGCCGGGGCCATCGTCGGCGAGTATGTGGGCGCCGTGCGCGGGATGGGTATGGTCATCGCCTTCGCCCAGTCCATGTTCCGAGCACGCGACGTCATGGCGGGGACGGCGGTGCTGCTGGCCGTGATTTGGCTCATCGACCTGGGGCTCCGGGCGGCTGAGAACGCGGCGGCCCGGTGGCGTCTTTCGGAGGTGGTCTAGGTGGTTGAAGTCACAGAAACCGGTCGAAGCGGGGTCGTCCCCGTCCATCCCGACGTCTTCGCCGGGGAACTGGAGGGGGAACCACAGCTGGTGGGGAGCCGCTGCCGGCAGTGCGGCGCGCGCTTCTTTCCCCGCCGCGGGGTCTGCGCGCGCTGCCTGTCGGCCGAGGTGGAGGTCGTGCCGCTTGGCCGGGTCGGCACCCTCCACACGTACACCGTCGTCTACCAGTCCACGCCCGAGTTCCCCACGCCCTACATCCTGGCCTACGTCGACCTGCCCGAGGGGGTGCGGCTGCTGGCTCCGCTGGCGGGGGTTCCGGTGGACCAGGTGCGGATCGGCATGCCGCTGCGCCTGCAGGTGGAGCCGCTGCGCACCGACGCCGCAGGGCGCACGGTCCTGGGGTATCGCCTGTACGCCCATGGAGGTGGGGCATGAGCGACGTTTACGTGGTGGGCATCGGGATGACCAAGTTCGGTAAGCACCCCGACCGCACGGTGGTCGACCTGGGCAGCGAGGCCGTGCGGGAGGCCATCCGCGACGCGGAGGTGGACCCGCGGCGGATCGAGGCCGCCTACTGCGGTCACGTCTTCCAGGGGATGGTGGCGGGGCAGCGGGTGCTGGCGCAGACGGGGCTGGCGGGCATCCCCCTGACCAATGTGGAAGACGCCTGCAGCAGCGGGGCCGTGGCTATCCGGGAAGCCGCCCTGGCCATCCGCGCCGGGGAGCACGACGTCGTTCTGGCCTTCGGCATGGAGCACCTCACCGGGAGGTTCCGCGGGGCGCTCACCCCGGCCGAGGACGACCTGGAGGCCGCGGTGGGCCTGACCATGCCAGCCATCTACGCTATGCGGGCGCGGCGACACATGGAGGAGTTCGGCACCACTCGCCGCCAGCTGGCCCTGGTCTCGGTGAAGAACAAGCGCAACGCCAGCCTCAACCCGCTCTCCCAGTTTCAGACCCCGGTGAGCGTAGAGGAGGTGCTGGCCTCCCGGCCGATTGCCGAGCCGCTGTGCCTGTACGACTGCTCCCCGGTCAGCGACGGAGCCGCCGCCGTCGTCCTCTGCTCCGCCAGGTGGCTGCGGCAGCTGACCCGCTCGCAACGCCCCATCCGCCTGGCCGCCGCCGCGTTGCGCAGCGGTGAGGTGGAGAGCGGACTGCCCTCCATGGCCTTCGAGCCCCTCACCCGGCGCACCGCCGAGGCGGCCTACGAGCAGGCCGGCCTGGGCCCGGAGGAGATCGAC is part of the Armatimonadota bacterium genome and encodes:
- a CDS encoding 2-oxoacid:acceptor oxidoreductase subunit alpha; this translates as MSEPRLLLGNEACALGALAAGCRFYAGYPITPSSEIAETMAELLPAHGGVFVQMEDEIASLAACLGAALGGMKAMTATSGPGFSLMQEHIGFAAMAELPCVIVDVMRGGPSTGLPTLPSQADMQQARWGTHGDHSIIVLAPASVREVYDLTVRAFACAERFRTPVIVLYDAVVGHLRERVELPEQVEVTPRMRPRGSSYRPYAAAEGDVAPLAAFGDGHRFHVTGLAHDERGFPTQDPAAVAALQRRLVRKIEDHRDEIVRCEQISMEDAEVAVVAFGIAARAAREAIRQARQQGLRVGLVRPLTLWPFPDGVLSAAAAHVRALVVAEMNLGQMLREVERAVRGRTEVVACVRADGQPLQPEEILQALEAEVPAWR
- a CDS encoding 2-oxoacid:ferredoxin oxidoreductase subunit beta, producing the protein MMPHILCPGCGHGIVLQALLRAVASLELDPDRVAVVAGIGCSSRLAGYVDFCTLHATHGRAPAFATGLKLARPELTVIVITGDGDGLAIGGNHLIHAARRNIDLLCLLFNNAVYGMTGGQVAPTTPQGSRATTAPRGNPEPPFDACRLMIAAGATFVARGLAYEPLTLQHLCMEGLRHPGFAFIDVLSDCPEFFGRYNRLGRGPEMLLSQKRRTTAVGPLLARKPALEGAQVATAPALPTGVLHRETRPEFTRLLLAQQGEGFP
- a CDS encoding 2-oxoacid:acceptor oxidoreductase family protein, yielding MIAVRIAGSGGQGIQLAGVVLAEAAIAAGWNAACTQTYGPESRGGASRCDVVLDRGEIYFPQARHPDVLVALSADACRSFLPDVRAGGLVLCDAAAMVETPPPHLHCRALPIVETARAVGTTLVANAVALGALCALMDLMPVDVLARALATRRPEPQNQRALQAGFSLGQAARADGAALAGEGGR
- a CDS encoding TetR/AcrR family transcriptional regulator gives rise to the protein MKPQRGENDTRARILRAAAAQFHARGFEGTRMHQIAAAAGIRKSSLYHHFRGKQELLFEILRHTVEMALAGLREIADADLPATERLRLAVRHHVTSLVEDLDNVACFVEEGRALAPQHREAYIAQRDTYEGYFRRIIEEGAAQGEFDPVDVRLAGFAILGMCNWMARWYRPDGPNTPEEVADRFADLAVAALGGRHSAPVAAKVR
- a CDS encoding CoA transferase; protein product: MSGGALQGIRVLDLSQGAAGPICTMVLGDLGADVVKVEPPGGEWGRTLGPPFVRGVAAAFLGMNRNKRSIVVDLKRPGGAEVVCRLAAAADVFVESFRPGVTTRLGIDYDALSARVPRLIYCAITAFGDRGPWRDKPGVDGIVQAASGLMSVTGTADGPPTKVGVPAADMVGGHLAAEAILAALLARDRTGRGQRVEVSLLDALLAFQAVPLSMYLASGQPPARLGSAAPYAAPNEAFPTRDGHIMVAAYSPQRWIRLCEVLAHPELATDPRFASNADRVRHRGELHRILAEIFRQRSTAEWLEDLEAADILCGPLLTYPELVGHPQVAASEMILELSHPALGSARVPGIPHRLQQTPGTLRLPPPLPGEHTVEVLRVAGFSPGEIDRLVAEGVVEVHAATAAAAEAT
- a CDS encoding enoyl-CoA hydratase-related protein, producing the protein MTEPVLWEQRGRVVILTLNRPEALNAMTPQLLDLLEAHLARIEQDPEVRAVVLTGSGEKAFCVGADLKARQQEFAAMEAGDPFAQRVERVFGHIESLPRPVIAAINGYCLGGGLELALTADLRIAAAEARFGFPEAKVGSMPGAGGTQRLPRLVGPARAKELMFLAEHIDAETALRLGLVNRVVPRAELMEATLELARAIGQRAPLSIQAIKAAVNRAMDVPLAEGLAFERERFAVLRTSEDRKEGIAAFLEKREPQFVGR
- a CDS encoding SDR family NAD(P)-dependent oxidoreductase, translating into MGVAGRVAIVTGSGQGIGEGIARRLSADGAKVVVNDIFPEKVDRVTGVLREAGGEALGVVADVSQDAGAKALVARAQEAFGRVDILVNNVGIARDTYLTKMAEADWDEVLRVNLKSQFLCCRAAVPLMMEQKYGRIINISSRAWLGNPGQVNYAAAKGGVISLTRTLALELAKFGITVNAIAPALIDTPLFRGLKEEIQERLLKTVPVGRIGTPADVAQAVAFFAADESSYITGQTLYVCGGRSLGAA
- a CDS encoding ABC transporter substrate-binding protein, producing MRRLGWVSRVATVLTLLMMAHLPVSGGAAVHQVRIAVGPPNVLGYLPLYMAKGLGYFTDLERKRNIKVDLVDFRGGSEAATALIGGDVDFATVTLTHVIKAHEAGKDLKFLLTFFNAQTMAMIVQADLDVTSPAQLRGRRIGITSLGSATHMQARHILAAHQVDPDAVQYVPVGGPPTARAAWQRKAVDAMVYLDPLITTLVDGRMARLIYDVRTLEGTVRLYGAPHISSGLLTRPEVIARDPETVQQVVGAFVCTLRWLRIQRTRPEEIARNLPAGLDWSPAVIRANLGGLSADGRVLPDAVQTVISFLKRDGLLVAGFAVPLDRLVNDTFVRRAILSGGCP
- a CDS encoding ABC transporter permease, giving the protein MRRTGIPAVAAVRAAQAAIVGGLLVGWEVGVRRGWLSAEFLSRPTAVGAVLVEWIRSGFLWPHLAATLQAAIAGLALGLVLGAALGFLAMFVPAVGEMIEPAMSTLNAVPRVVFYPLLVLWLGLGMASKVGLVVTIVAFVGYFTTVGAVREVDRLLLAQVRILGASPGATLRHLYLPATLAWMVTSLRTSVGLAFIGAILGEYLGSMRGMGNIIMGAQNLFQTPQVMAGLVLTLGLAGAVDTILAHLEGRWSAWRRAPQT
- a CDS encoding ABC transporter ATP-binding protein translates to MRAPLATMAARRPTDVPAIELTGLSKRFQTAEGTVQAIERVTFAVASGDFVCLVGPSGCGKSTLLNIIAGLLPASAGEVRICGEPGGSVRPDRIGYVFQRDALLPWKTALQNVMLPLLLRGVPPAESRETARHWVHKVGLAGFEHHYPSQLSGGMRKRIALAMTMVYRPSIILMDEPFAALDVQTRNLMENELLALWAETGSAILFVTHDLEEAIALADRIVVLTAAPARVRCEYPVPLERPRDVAEIRTTSAFLDIYRHIWRDLREEVAASHGRR
- a CDS encoding ABC transporter permease — encoded protein: MVGANSPAPARRRRAAHALVLLSLLAAWEGGVRAGLLDPFYTSAPLPVLTTVLRWIASGYVFEHVFATLAVTLAGLAGGVLLGVAAGFALAFLRGLEAIASPFLAAGNAMPRIILYPLMVLWLGFGPLSRIVLVASLVVFPALLTTHSAIRQVDAEIVRNARVLGARGLGLIRHIYMPAVALWIFRTIRVTMGFALAGAIVGEYVGAVRGMGMVIAFAQSMFRARDVMAGTAVLLAVIWLIDLGLRAAENAAARWRLSEVV
- a CDS encoding Zn-ribbon domain-containing OB-fold protein, giving the protein MVEVTETGRSGVVPVHPDVFAGELEGEPQLVGSRCRQCGARFFPRRGVCARCLSAEVEVVPLGRVGTLHTYTVVYQSTPEFPTPYILAYVDLPEGVRLLAPLAGVPVDQVRIGMPLRLQVEPLRTDAAGRTVLGYRLYAHGGGA
- a CDS encoding thiolase family protein; amino-acid sequence: MSDVYVVGIGMTKFGKHPDRTVVDLGSEAVREAIRDAEVDPRRIEAAYCGHVFQGMVAGQRVLAQTGLAGIPLTNVEDACSSGAVAIREAALAIRAGEHDVVLAFGMEHLTGRFRGALTPAEDDLEAAVGLTMPAIYAMRARRHMEEFGTTRRQLALVSVKNKRNASLNPLSQFQTPVSVEEVLASRPIAEPLCLYDCSPVSDGAAAVVLCSARWLRQLTRSQRPIRLAAAALRSGEVESGLPSMAFEPLTRRTAEAAYEQAGLGPEEIDLAEVHDCFSIAEVLRVEGLGLFPVGEYPDRLERGEADIGGRLPINPSGGLLGKGHPLGATGVAQVVEVVRQLRGQAGPRQVAGARVGLAHCRGGKAAGVEGAACTVNILAA